The genomic stretch ATGATCACGGAAGATATGCTGCATACTATTGATATGAACGCTATTCCTAATTACGCCAAAATCGATGATCGTTTTAAGAATCTAGCTTTTGATGCTAAGAATCAATACTCGGTTCCTTATATGTGGGGCACCGTGGGTATAATTTACAACAAGACTATGGTGAAGGAAGCGGTGGATAGCTGGGATGTCTTATGGGATGAAAAATACACCAAGCAGATCCTCATGCTGGACAGCCAACGAGATTCCATAGCTGTAGCTTTGAAAAAGCTGGGTTACTCTCTGAACAGCAGAGATGAAAAAGAGCTGGCAGAAGCCAAAGAATTGCTGATTCAGCAGAAGCCTTTGCTAATGGCCTATGTCGGGGACGAAGTGAAGGATAAGATGATTGGCAACGAAGCAGCCATGGCTGTGGTCTGGTCAGGGGATGCTGTCTTTATGAAAGGCGAAAATCCAGATTTGGAGTATGTCATTCCTAAAGAAGGTAGCAATATTTGGTATGATGCAATGGTTATTCCTAAGACCAGCCAAAACAAGGCCATGGCCCAGAAGTTCATTGATTTTATGTGTAGCACGGACGTAGCCTTTAAAAACGCTGATTATATCGGGTATTCTACTCCGCATAAGGAAGTTATAGAAATGCTACCTGCTGAGCTGACTTCTGATCCTGCATATTACCCTGCGGATGGTCAATTGGAAAACTCAGAAGTTTTTGAAGATCTCTCCGAAGTTTTACCAATCTATGATAGAATATGGACAGAGATAAAATCACAATAAAATAAAGCGAAAACTTGAGGTTTTTATGAGTCGATTCATAAAGCTAAGGAAACTCCCAAGAAAAAAGAATATATCACAGGTAGAACCTGAGCAGCCTAAATTGGTGATGGATATTATAGAAGAAGACTATCCGGAAAAATATGATACATTGAAAAATAAGATATCTCAGCTAGGTAGACTGTTTACTCAAGATGAATGGTTAAATATTCTGATGAAGTCTAGGGCTGAACATGACCCCTTTTTGCCGAAAAGATCGGATTGGGAACGTAAAGATTAGTCAGAGTTTGAGCTAACGATTTGGGGCTGTTGCAAAACGAACAGAAGAGTTCGTCGAGCAACAGCCCTTTTTTCGTGTAAAAATAAAACTGTGGATCCCGAAAGATCCACAGTTATTGTATAATTGAGTTATGCAAAAAACCAAATCATACAATAAGAATTATACTCAATTAGGTGGCATCTATCAACTAGTTTTGCCACTTAATCTTGAAGTGTTAATACCTGAGGATGACTCCGTTCGACTGCTAAGCCACATTTTGGAGGGATTAAATTACGACGCACTTTACAAGGCCTACTCTTCCACTGGAAGAAAACCTGCAGTTGAGCCTAAAATTCTATTCAAGGTATTGACGTATGCCTACCTAAACAATATCTATTCTAGCCGAAAGATTGAATCCGCCTGCAAAAGGGATATTAACTTTATGTGGTTACTGGAAGGCAATAAAACTCCCGATCACAGCACCATAGCCCGTTTCCGAAAAGACTATCTCCAAGGATGTATCGACAATCTTTTTTATCAAATGGTTCACTATCTACATAGCATCAATGAGATAGAATTTAAGAACCTCTTTGTCGATGGAACAAAGATTGAAGCCAATGCTAATCGCTACACGTTTGTCTGGAAAAAGGCCGTTAACAAAAACGAAGCGAAGATGTTCGAAAAGATTCAGTCATGCATAGAGGAGATGAACGCTACCTATGAGGCTGACTTCAAAGTCTCTAAAGAGAGCTTGCTCGCGGACCTAAACGTCGCGTTAGCGTACTTAAAAGAGAAACGTCAGCAGGAGCAGCTTGAGTTTGTTCACGGGATTGGTAAACGGAAATCAAAGCTGCAAAAGTTTACAGAAGCATTGCAGGCATTCTCTGCCCGCCAGGGACAATACAATGCTCATAACCAGTTGTTTGAGGGAAGAAATAGCTACTCCAAGACTGACCCCGATGCGACCTTCATGCATATGAAAGATGATCATATGCGCAACGCTCAGTTAAAGCCTGCTTACAATGTACAGATCGGTGTAGAAAGTGAGTACGTCACTGGAGTTGGAGTTTTCCAAGACCGAAATGACATAGCCACCCTGATTCCTTTCTTAAAGGAAATGGAGTCTCGACTAAAGATGCGTTATGAAAATGTGATTGCAGACTCCGGATATGAGAGCGAAGAAAATTATCTTTATCTCGAAAAACAAAAGCAGACCTACTACATAAAACCTCAAACCCATGAACAATGGAAAAAGCGGAGTTTCAAAAAGAACATCGGTAAACGAGAAAATATGTTTTATAATGCGGAGACGGATGAATATACCTGCCACAATGGTAAACAGCTAAAGCCTGTGGGAATTACCTACCGAACCTCAGCAACTGGCTATCGTTCAGAAATAACCGTCTATGAATGTGAAGAGTGCAGTGATTGCCCGCATAAAAGCCGCTGTACCAAGGCGAAGGGCAATCGGAAGATGCAGGTATCTAAAAAGTTTATAGAAAAACGTCAGGTATCTTATGAAAACATCACAACGGAAGAAGGAATCTTGCTTAGAGTTAACCGTTCAATTCAGGTTGAAGGAGCATTTGGCGTTTTAAAAAACGACTACAACTTCAACCGATTTTTGACGCGAGGAAAAAGTAACGTAAAGACAGAATTTATGCTGCTGTGCTTGGGCTATAACGTGAATAAGCTTCATGCCAAAATACAAAATGAAAGGATAGGTAAGCCCCTTCATCCATTAAAAACAGCCTAAAAAATCTTTGAAAACCATAGGCTTATTTTTGTGTGCTCAAATTTAGTTCGGACCTAACAAAATTTGAAAGAATATAATATTTGCAATTAAAGTCTTATCCAAGAAGGAAAAGGGAGCATCGCTAACTACTCTAAAAAGTAGTTTTGCGACACTCCCTTTATACTTATACAAATGTATGTAACCTACCTAAAGAATGAATTAATATCCACAGCATTATCATAGCTTTAACTTCCTTTGAATATGAATAAATGCATGTTTTTGTCCATAGGGGGAAGCAGTTTATGTGCCTTATAAAGTACAGGAAATCTTTAGTCTTGGGGGCTACCTTAAGTATTTTCACAATACTTATCAGTTCAGGTTGTAGCAGGGACAGTTCCAATGAAATAAAGTACCTCGAACCGCAGCTTTACATTCAGGTACCCACGATCGAATGCCCTGTCGACATAGATCTCGACGGTATCAATGATCTCAAGGACATCGTGAAAGGCGCCAAAGACGAAGTTTCGCGGAGGCCACGCTACCGAGACAATTATTATGCAGGGGGTTATCCGCCTCGGAATGAGGGTGTATGTACAGATGTAATCTGGAGAGCATTTAAGGATGCTGGATATGACCTCAAAGAAAATGTGGATGAAGACATTCAGCAGAATATATCGTTGTACCCTCGAGTAGATGGAGTGCGAGAACCGAATATTGATTTCCGCAGAGTTCAGAATCTATTTGTTTATTTTCAACGCTATGGTCAAGCGTTAACCACAAAAGTTATCCCAGGGGATGTAGATAATCTAACAGAATGGCAGCCAGGGGATATAGTCACTTTTGGCGATCCCTATGAGCATATTGCCATAATTTCCGACCGGCGCCGGCCGGATGGGGTTCCCTATTTGCTACATAATGGTGGTCCGGTGGCCTCCGAAGAGGATCGATTGCTCAGCTGGCAAAGTCCTATTACGGGACATTTTAGGTTTCCGAAGTTCTAAAAGCACACTTACTAACATCTAAAGTAAGTGCTATTATACTTTATTACACTTGTATATTATCATATGTGATAGTAATATTATATTCGAGAACATTATCAATATTGCTAATTGCTAAATTTGATGCTGTAAAATCAAAAGAAACGAGGGGTATCTGATGGATAGTAAAGAGATGAGTAGTTTGTTGAATCCAGTTCGGATGAAAATTTTTCAACTGTTTTTACGCCATGATACGGAAACGGTGAAAAGGATTGCCGAAGAGCTTCCCGACGTTCCGCCTGCTAGTCTATATCGTCATATAAACAAATTGGTTGAGGCTGATATCATCGAAATTTGTGCGGAATATAAAATCAGGGGAACAGTGGAGAGGGTGTATCGTCTGAAAAGCAATCCTTTCTATAACGATGAACGTGTTAAGGATGCCAATACAGAAGAGCTTTTTGGAGATTTTTATTCCTTCAACATGGTCTTGCTCAGTGATTTTGAGAACTATTTAAATGGCTCGGCTGGTACAAAATATAAGGAGCACAATTTTGAAAAGGATCGAGTATCCTTTCGAGATTACTCTGTTTATCTAAGCGATGAGGAGTGCGATCAATTGGTTCATATAGTAAAGAATACCCTTAGCAGTTTTGAAAATAATAAAGGCGATGGCGAGCGGAGATTAAGGAAGTTTTCTTTCGTGATGATACCAGGAAATGAGAAGAAAAATATGTTGTAGGTAAGACGATGAAGTTATTGAATAATCCCTCTTTATTTGCTAAAGTTGTGCATGTGACTAAGTGATCTTGTCTAAAAATTATAAAAGTAGGGGAGAGCTGCGTATGGAAAATGAGCTACAGAAAAAGTACGGTTTATTTATGGCTATTGCTATGGTTATCGGAATCGTTATCGGCAGCGGGGTGTTTTTCAAAGCGGAGAAGATCTTGGTGGCTACCGGAGGCAATCTGCCGTTAGGTATATTGGCTTGGATTATTGGCGGCATTATTATGATTATTTGCGCCTATGTTTTTGCTACAATGGCCACGCGTTATGAGAAAGTAAATGGAGTCGTGGACTACGCTGAAGCAGCCATGGGTAGCAAATATGCTTTTTACGTTGGTTGGTTTATGACCA from Desulfitobacterium dichloroeliminans LMG P-21439 encodes the following:
- a CDS encoding ABC transporter substrate-binding protein, giving the protein MKKNIFKQMGVVVLLAGMVLGLAGCGGSGQEKLYVYNWGDYIDESVLEDFEKANNVDVIYEQFATNEEMYVKIKAGTAKYDVAIPSDYMISKMITEDMLHTIDMNAIPNYAKIDDRFKNLAFDAKNQYSVPYMWGTVGIIYNKTMVKEAVDSWDVLWDEKYTKQILMLDSQRDSIAVALKKLGYSLNSRDEKELAEAKELLIQQKPLLMAYVGDEVKDKMIGNEAAMAVVWSGDAVFMKGENPDLEYVIPKEGSNIWYDAMVIPKTSQNKAMAQKFIDFMCSTDVAFKNADYIGYSTPHKEVIEMLPAELTSDPAYYPADGQLENSEVFEDLSEVLPIYDRIWTEIKSQ
- a CDS encoding helix-turn-helix domain-containing protein; amino-acid sequence: MDSKEMSSLLNPVRMKIFQLFLRHDTETVKRIAEELPDVPPASLYRHINKLVEADIIEICAEYKIRGTVERVYRLKSNPFYNDERVKDANTEELFGDFYSFNMVLLSDFENYLNGSAGTKYKEHNFEKDRVSFRDYSVYLSDEECDQLVHIVKNTLSSFENNKGDGERRLRKFSFVMIPGNEKKNML
- a CDS encoding IS1182 family transposase; translated protein: MQKTKSYNKNYTQLGGIYQLVLPLNLEVLIPEDDSVRLLSHILEGLNYDALYKAYSSTGRKPAVEPKILFKVLTYAYLNNIYSSRKIESACKRDINFMWLLEGNKTPDHSTIARFRKDYLQGCIDNLFYQMVHYLHSINEIEFKNLFVDGTKIEANANRYTFVWKKAVNKNEAKMFEKIQSCIEEMNATYEADFKVSKESLLADLNVALAYLKEKRQQEQLEFVHGIGKRKSKLQKFTEALQAFSARQGQYNAHNQLFEGRNSYSKTDPDATFMHMKDDHMRNAQLKPAYNVQIGVESEYVTGVGVFQDRNDIATLIPFLKEMESRLKMRYENVIADSGYESEENYLYLEKQKQTYYIKPQTHEQWKKRSFKKNIGKRENMFYNAETDEYTCHNGKQLKPVGITYRTSATGYRSEITVYECEECSDCPHKSRCTKAKGNRKMQVSKKFIEKRQVSYENITTEEGILLRVNRSIQVEGAFGVLKNDYNFNRFLTRGKSNVKTEFMLLCLGYNVNKLHAKIQNERIGKPLHPLKTA
- a CDS encoding DUF1287 domain-containing protein; protein product: MCLIKYRKSLVLGATLSIFTILISSGCSRDSSNEIKYLEPQLYIQVPTIECPVDIDLDGINDLKDIVKGAKDEVSRRPRYRDNYYAGGYPPRNEGVCTDVIWRAFKDAGYDLKENVDEDIQQNISLYPRVDGVREPNIDFRRVQNLFVYFQRYGQALTTKVIPGDVDNLTEWQPGDIVTFGDPYEHIAIISDRRRPDGVPYLLHNGGPVASEEDRLLSWQSPITGHFRFPKF